In Ignavibacteria bacterium, a single genomic region encodes these proteins:
- the dxs gene encoding 1-deoxy-D-xylulose-5-phosphate synthase, translating into MDEQKFNLNNTKFLKDIEYPRDLKKLNLLDLRVLSDELRDYLIDTISQIGGHLGASLGVVELTLALHYVFDTPKDKLIWDVGHQGYIHKILTGRRDALKTIRQKDGISGFLKRSESEYDAFGAGHATTSLSAGLGIATARDFQKKKFKVVSIIGDGSMTGGMAYEAMNNIGLLKKDMIVVLNDNRMSIAPNVWSVQNYFTELMLNESYNKLRNKVWNLTGKVDKKNSDRLRALAAKIEGGLKGVLTPGMLFEALGFRYFGPLNGHNVVNLVKTFEEIKNFTGPVLVHIFTEKGKGPSYAPEHFQKLHALNPFDKTTGIEYKKATVPAYTKIFGEALVELAKKDERIIGITAAMPDGTGLSILQNEIPERYFDVGIAEQHGVTFAAGLATEGYTPVVAIYSTFLQRAFDQIIHDVSTQKLSVVFVLDRGGLVGADGPTHHGSFDLSYLRLIPNMVIMAPKDENELRNMLYTATLYKKGPVSMRYPRGNALGVPITDFQQLVIGKGEVVREGKDIAILAVGNMVHNASLAADLLKEKGIDVEIINMRFVKPLDSDLLKNTFAKFNKVITIEDNSILGGFGSAVAEFAEQYGFKNDLLLHGLPDRFIEHGKPEELHADLKLDPKGIAEVTEEYFRKEKVKF; encoded by the coding sequence ATGGATGAACAAAAATTTAATTTAAATAACACAAAATTTCTTAAGGATATTGAATACCCAAGAGATTTAAAAAAACTCAACTTACTCGATCTTCGGGTCCTGTCAGATGAACTGCGTGATTATCTTATAGACACAATCTCTCAGATTGGTGGGCATCTTGGTGCATCTCTTGGAGTAGTTGAACTCACTCTGGCCCTTCATTATGTCTTCGATACTCCTAAAGATAAACTTATTTGGGATGTTGGACATCAGGGGTATATTCATAAGATATTAACTGGAAGACGCGACGCGTTAAAAACCATCCGGCAGAAGGACGGTATCAGCGGTTTCCTAAAGCGTTCTGAGAGCGAATACGATGCATTTGGTGCTGGCCATGCTACAACCTCCTTATCCGCCGGCCTTGGTATTGCTACTGCTAGAGATTTCCAAAAGAAAAAATTTAAGGTTGTTTCAATAATTGGTGATGGTTCCATGACAGGCGGTATGGCTTACGAAGCTATGAATAATATCGGACTTCTTAAAAAGGATATGATCGTTGTTCTAAATGATAACAGAATGTCTATTGCTCCGAATGTTTGGTCAGTACAGAATTATTTTACAGAGTTGATGTTGAATGAATCATACAATAAATTAAGAAACAAAGTTTGGAATCTTACAGGTAAAGTCGACAAGAAAAATAGCGACAGACTTCGTGCTCTGGCAGCAAAAATTGAAGGTGGATTAAAAGGTGTTTTAACTCCAGGTATGCTTTTCGAAGCACTTGGATTTAGGTATTTCGGCCCCTTAAATGGTCACAATGTAGTAAATCTGGTTAAGACTTTTGAAGAAATTAAAAATTTCACTGGTCCTGTTCTTGTTCATATCTTTACTGAAAAGGGTAAAGGTCCTTCTTATGCTCCGGAACATTTCCAGAAACTTCATGCGTTAAATCCTTTTGACAAAACTACTGGTATAGAGTATAAAAAAGCTACAGTTCCTGCTTACACAAAAATATTCGGCGAAGCTCTCGTTGAACTTGCTAAGAAAGACGAAAGGATAATTGGTATTACTGCTGCAATGCCCGATGGTACCGGACTTAGTATCTTACAAAATGAAATTCCTGAAAGATATTTTGACGTTGGTATTGCTGAGCAGCACGGTGTCACATTCGCAGCTGGGCTAGCTACCGAAGGATATACCCCGGTTGTCGCAATTTATTCAACATTCCTTCAAAGAGCATTTGATCAGATTATACATGATGTCTCAACCCAGAAGCTTAGTGTCGTGTTTGTTCTCGACAGGGGAGGGCTTGTCGGTGCTGATGGTCCTACCCATCACGGTTCATTTGACCTTTCTTACCTGAGGTTGATCCCTAATATGGTTATAATGGCTCCTAAAGATGAAAATGAATTAAGGAATATGCTTTATACAGCAACTCTTTATAAAAAGGGTCCGGTTTCTATGCGTTACCCGAGAGGTAATGCTCTTGGAGTCCCGATAACGGATTTTCAACAGTTGGTTATCGGTAAAGGAGAAGTAGTCAGAGAGGGAAAAGATATTGCAATTCTTGCTGTTGGAAACATGGTTCATAATGCTTCACTTGCAGCAGATTTATTAAAGGAAAAAGGTATAGATGTTGAAATTATCAATATGAGATTTGTAAAACCGTTAGATTCTGATTTACTAAAAAACACATTTGCAAAATTTAATAAAGTCATTACTATAGAAGATAATTCTATCCTTGGTGGTTTCGGAAGTGCTGTTGCTGAATTTGCTGAACAATATGGGTTTAAAAATGATCTGCTTTTGCATGGATTACCCGACAGGTTCATTGAGCATGGAAAGCCTGAAGAATTACATGCAGATTTGAAACTTGATCCTAAGGGAATTGCAGAAGTTACTGAAGAGTATTTTAGAAAAGAAAAAGTGAAGTTTTAA
- a CDS encoding decaprenyl-phosphate phosphoribosyltransferase yields the protein MKLFKLIILSRPKQWLKNLFVFAPILFAGQMMNFDLVIMSMLAFVAFSFTSSIVYIINDIVDRDADRIHKKKRFRPIASGEVNVKEALIFALFLTVIVILILLKLNIVFALVIGVYVTMNLFYSLKLKHIVILDVFIISLGFMLRVEGGAAAIGVPISSWMILTTIFLSLFLAISKRRAELTGSENDNYENQRKVLSHYDVVFTDQMNTVAVTGTIICYALYTVSSKAVSTFHTENLIYTTPFVIYGMFRYLYLLHRKNLGESPELIVTKDISLIINIILWFTFSFLIIYRNKIPGF from the coding sequence ATGAAACTATTTAAGTTAATAATATTATCCCGACCAAAACAATGGCTAAAGAACCTATTCGTTTTTGCACCGATTCTGTTTGCGGGTCAAATGATGAATTTTGATTTAGTAATAATGAGTATGCTTGCCTTTGTAGCATTTTCGTTTACATCAAGCATTGTTTATATTATTAATGACATAGTGGACAGAGATGCTGACAGAATTCACAAAAAGAAACGGTTCCGCCCGATTGCATCGGGAGAAGTAAACGTAAAAGAAGCACTTATTTTTGCTTTATTTTTAACGGTAATTGTTATATTAATACTTTTAAAGCTTAATATAGTATTTGCATTGGTGATAGGTGTATATGTGACAATGAATCTGTTTTATTCATTAAAGTTGAAGCATATTGTGATACTTGATGTATTTATAATTTCACTTGGGTTTATGCTCAGAGTTGAAGGTGGAGCGGCAGCTATAGGAGTACCGATCTCAAGCTGGATGATACTGACTACAATTTTTCTATCTCTTTTTCTTGCAATCTCAAAAAGAAGGGCTGAACTTACAGGTTCTGAGAATGACAATTATGAAAATCAAAGAAAGGTACTCAGTCATTATGACGTTGTTTTTACAGACCAGATGAATACTGTCGCTGTAACTGGTACGATTATCTGTTATGCATTATACACTGTATCAAGCAAAGCAGTAAGCACATTTCATACAGAGAATCTAATATACACAACACCATTTGTAATATACGGAATGTTCAGGTATCTATATTTACTACACAGGAAGAACCTTGGGGAAAGTCCTGAACTTATCGTCACGAAAGATATATCTTTAATAATTAACATCATACTATGGTTTACGTTTTCGTTTTTAATAATCTACAGAAATAAAATACCCGGATTTTAA
- the xseA gene encoding exodeoxyribonuclease VII large subunit, with the protein MNSLFQNTEDEHPLTVSELTSFIKQTLETRLNDVFVLGEISGFRRAMPSGHSYFVLKDNKSQISCNLWSFRFNQLKFKPEDGMKVLIRGRVTVYEPRGTYAIEVYSITEVGIGELQAAFNRLKEKLLKEGLFDEERKKHIPDFPQNVAIITSESGAVIEDFIKVAKKRYSNFMLYLFPVLVQGKGSIESVCRAIKQANDLPIDFDVIVIARGGGSIEDLWTFNEEDVARAVCQSKIPVVSAVGHEVDYTICDFVADLRAPTPSAAAEMILPDKRELLDNLNNYDYDLKSLVFDRIAFYRESLDRIQSNYAFNKPRDILNDVKIRVDEISDELYKIFSDTLEYYKLDLEEKHDSLASLCKDRITFCKNDLDYKEKILKNLSPDNTLKRGFAVITKHSKIVSGKIDLNSNDSVNIRFHDGSVDATVN; encoded by the coding sequence TTGAATAGTTTATTCCAAAATACTGAAGATGAGCATCCTCTGACCGTATCAGAATTAACCTCCTTTATCAAACAAACTCTTGAAACTCGTTTGAATGATGTTTTTGTTTTAGGTGAAATTTCTGGTTTCAGAAGAGCAATGCCTTCAGGACATTCTTACTTTGTCCTTAAAGATAATAAGTCTCAAATTTCTTGCAATCTTTGGAGTTTCCGATTTAACCAACTTAAATTCAAGCCAGAGGACGGAATGAAAGTCCTTATTAGGGGTAGAGTTACTGTCTATGAACCGCGGGGAACCTATGCAATTGAAGTTTATAGCATCACTGAAGTGGGTATCGGAGAGTTGCAGGCAGCTTTTAATAGACTTAAAGAAAAACTTCTCAAAGAAGGCTTGTTCGATGAGGAAAGAAAAAAGCATATTCCTGATTTTCCCCAAAATGTAGCAATTATTACTTCTGAGTCAGGTGCAGTTATCGAAGACTTTATAAAAGTAGCTAAAAAAAGATATTCGAATTTCATGCTTTACCTTTTTCCTGTATTAGTTCAGGGTAAAGGCTCTATTGAAAGTGTTTGCAGGGCAATAAAGCAGGCAAATGACCTTCCCATCGATTTTGATGTTATCGTAATTGCAAGAGGTGGTGGTTCTATAGAAGACCTCTGGACTTTCAACGAAGAAGATGTGGCAAGAGCAGTTTGTCAATCAAAAATTCCAGTCGTCAGTGCCGTAGGGCATGAGGTTGATTATACTATTTGCGATTTCGTTGCTGACTTAAGGGCACCTACCCCTTCTGCCGCTGCTGAGATGATTCTTCCCGATAAAAGGGAGCTTTTGGACAACCTTAACAATTATGATTACGACCTAAAGTCATTAGTCTTTGACAGAATTGCTTTTTACAGAGAGAGTCTTGATAGAATTCAGTCCAATTATGCATTCAATAAGCCAAGAGATATCCTGAATGATGTTAAGATTCGTGTTGATGAGATAAGTGATGAATTGTATAAGATTTTTTCTGATACTTTAGAATACTATAAATTAGATTTAGAAGAAAAGCATGATTCTTTAGCTTCATTGTGTAAAGATAGAATTACATTTTGTAAAAACGATTTGGACTACAAAGAAAAGATTCTAAAAAACTTAAGTCCGGATAATACCCTAAAACGAGGTTTTGCAGTGATTACAAAACATAGTAAAATAGTTTCAGGTAAAATAGATTTGAACAGCAATGATTCAGTGAATATTAGATTTCACGATGGAAGCGTTGATGCAACTGTTAACTGA
- the xseB gene encoding exodeoxyribonuclease VII small subunit, which translates to MAKEKVNTDSFEYSFRKLEKILSDLEENIDRKSLDSIIENYQEGLKLLKICRDKLSQAELKIEKINPEK; encoded by the coding sequence ATGGCAAAAGAAAAAGTTAATACAGATTCGTTTGAGTATTCTTTCCGAAAACTCGAAAAGATACTTAGTGATTTGGAAGAAAATATCGACCGGAAGTCTCTAGACTCGATAATTGAGAATTATCAGGAAGGTCTTAAACTGCTAAAGATTTGCAGGGATAAACTTTCTCAGGCTGAACTTAAAATCGAAAAAATTAATCCTGAAAAATAA
- a CDS encoding DMT family transporter: MNSIIRVKNYFSSNPTQYKSEVILLFCSLIWGFSFPSVKIALNYMSPNAFIFFRFFLTVIIFYCFYGSRIKEFKKDDVRKGIILGIFLFLGFVSQTIGLQHTTSANSALITGTYLVLIPFVQIMVIKVKPKVENLIGVIIVMFGIYILSDIKNTELNFGDIITMVCSIAFAYHIVYLDKYSRNSDALPLIWGQYLAMAVLSLLSLVFIEHLWMDSFKVEFNWFLVFSIVFNGIFSTFIALFLAIKFQKYTTPIRAGLIYNMEQVFAVIFGFILLSELLSGNQIVGALIILLGFIFSEFFQEIKKKIIHAGN; this comes from the coding sequence ATGAATTCAATCATCAGAGTAAAAAATTATTTCTCGAGCAATCCTACACAGTATAAGTCAGAAGTAATATTATTGTTCTGTTCGCTAATATGGGGGTTTAGTTTTCCTTCGGTGAAGATTGCCCTTAACTACATGTCACCAAATGCGTTTATCTTTTTCAGATTTTTCCTGACTGTTATTATTTTTTACTGTTTTTACGGAAGTAGAATAAAAGAATTTAAAAAGGATGATGTAAGAAAAGGCATTATACTTGGTATATTTCTTTTTTTGGGATTTGTGAGCCAAACAATTGGATTACAGCATACTACATCCGCAAATTCAGCATTAATAACGGGAACATATCTTGTATTAATTCCATTCGTTCAAATAATGGTTATAAAAGTTAAGCCAAAGGTGGAGAATCTTATTGGTGTAATAATAGTTATGTTCGGGATTTATATTCTGTCTGATATAAAGAATACAGAGTTGAATTTCGGGGATATCATAACAATGGTATGTTCGATTGCATTTGCATATCATATAGTGTACCTTGACAAATATTCACGCAACAGCGATGCCCTACCTTTGATTTGGGGACAATATTTAGCAATGGCAGTATTAAGTTTATTATCATTGGTTTTTATAGAACATTTATGGATGGATTCTTTTAAAGTAGAGTTTAACTGGTTTTTAGTATTCTCTATTGTCTTTAACGGAATATTTTCTACATTCATTGCATTATTCTTGGCGATAAAGTTTCAAAAATATACAACACCAATAAGGGCGGGACTTATTTACAACATGGAACAGGTGTTTGCTGTAATATTCGGATTCATTCTTTTATCGGAATTGCTTTCGGGAAACCAGATAGTCGGAGCGTTAATAATTTTGCTTGGATTTATATTTTCAGAATTTTTTCAGGAAATAAAGAAAAA